A single Blastocatellia bacterium DNA region contains:
- a CDS encoding O-methyltransferase has translation MTFISDDVVNYLDALLPPRDDVLTEMEQLARQRRIPIVGPAVGRLLYQLARLIHAERVFEMGSAIGYSTIWLARAIPARGVVYYTDDDAKNAREAEDYLRRAGVADRVKILVGDALDLIDQVDGEFDLVFTDVDKHQYPAAFTRARSRIRRGGLLVADNVLWSGRVARGETDPATEGIREFNRLIYSSPEFFTTIIPLRDGVSVSLKL, from the coding sequence ATGACGTTCATCTCCGATGATGTGGTGAATTATCTGGACGCGTTGCTCCCGCCGCGAGATGATGTTCTCACGGAAATGGAGCAGCTTGCCCGGCAACGACGCATTCCCATCGTCGGGCCAGCCGTCGGACGACTGCTCTATCAGTTGGCCCGACTCATCCATGCTGAGCGCGTCTTCGAGATGGGATCGGCCATCGGCTATTCGACGATCTGGCTTGCCCGCGCCATCCCCGCTCGGGGAGTCGTTTACTACACTGATGATGATGCGAAAAACGCGCGCGAGGCGGAAGATTACCTGCGCCGGGCCGGAGTCGCCGACCGTGTGAAGATTCTCGTAGGGGATGCCCTCGACCTCATAGACCAGGTGGATGGAGAGTTCGACCTGGTTTTCACCGATGTGGATAAGCACCAGTACCCGGCGGCTTTCACCCGCGCGCGCTCGCGGATTCGTCGCGGGGGATTGCTTGTGGCCGACAATGTGCTCTGGAGCGGTCGGGTCGCTCGCGGGGAAACCGATCCGGCGACGGAGGGGATTCGGGAGTTCAACCGGCTCATTTATTCATCGCCGGAATTCTTCACGACGATCATTCCTCTGCGCGACGGTGTCTCGGTGAGCCTTAAGCTCTGA
- the ilvB gene encoding biosynthetic-type acetolactate synthase large subunit, protein MLMTGMDIFVECLVREGVEVIFGHPGGAILPVYDRLYDGPIKHILMRHEQAAAHAADGYARASGRVGVALATSGPGATNLVTGIATAYMDSIPLVAFTGQVPTVMIGSDAFQEADVVGITRPCTKHNYLVTDVADLARVIKEAFYIARTGRPGPVLVDLPKDIQLRQCEFHYPDRVSLRGYKPVTEGDPRRIREAAEAILAAQRPVIYAGGGVIASGGSAELRRLAEREEIPVAMTLMGLGCFPSAHPLSLGMLGMHGSWYANTAITQCDLLIAIGVRFDDRVTGKIAEFAPTAKKIHIDIDPAEINKNVRVDIPIVGDVRRVLMTLNGILEDMHARESGGTRREDRSRWLEQIEQWKYDYPFCYEDDDRTIKPQRVIEEISRLTQGEAIIVTDVGQHQMWAAQYYRFQHPRSWITSGGLGAMGFGFPAAIGAHFARPDRPVIAIVGDGGFQMTMQELAVVVEHRLPVKIVIINNGYLGMVRQWQEIFYNGRYSASDLRVSPDYARVAAAYGIRSFTLRRPDELSDILAAELLSGEPILFDVHVAAEENVYPMVPPGAAIKDMIIAPSKARAVADSEQSIA, encoded by the coding sequence ATGCTGATGACGGGGATGGATATTTTCGTGGAATGCCTGGTGAGAGAAGGCGTGGAGGTGATATTCGGTCATCCCGGTGGAGCCATCCTCCCGGTCTATGATCGTCTCTATGATGGACCCATCAAGCACATCCTGATGAGACACGAACAGGCCGCGGCCCACGCCGCCGACGGCTATGCGCGAGCGTCGGGTCGCGTCGGCGTGGCTCTGGCGACGTCAGGACCGGGTGCGACGAATCTGGTGACGGGTATAGCCACTGCCTACATGGACTCAATCCCGCTGGTGGCCTTCACCGGACAGGTTCCGACGGTTATGATCGGATCGGATGCCTTCCAGGAAGCGGATGTCGTCGGAATTACCCGCCCGTGCACAAAGCATAATTACCTGGTGACGGACGTCGCTGATCTGGCCCGCGTGATCAAAGAGGCCTTTTACATTGCTCGGACGGGACGACCGGGGCCGGTGCTGGTTGATCTTCCCAAGGATATTCAACTCCGGCAATGTGAGTTTCACTATCCTGACCGGGTCTCTCTCCGCGGCTATAAACCGGTGACGGAGGGAGATCCCCGGCGAATCCGGGAGGCCGCCGAGGCGATTCTCGCTGCCCAACGACCGGTCATTTACGCGGGGGGAGGTGTGATCGCGTCCGGGGGCTCGGCGGAGTTGCGCCGATTGGCCGAGAGGGAGGAGATTCCCGTGGCGATGACGCTCATGGGGCTTGGCTGTTTTCCTTCCGCGCATCCTCTGTCGCTCGGTATGCTGGGGATGCACGGGAGCTGGTACGCCAACACTGCCATTACTCAGTGCGACCTGCTCATCGCCATCGGCGTTCGGTTCGACGACCGGGTCACGGGCAAGATTGCGGAGTTCGCTCCCACGGCCAAGAAGATTCACATTGATATTGATCCGGCGGAAATCAACAAGAACGTCCGGGTGGACATCCCTATCGTCGGAGATGTCCGGCGTGTGCTTATGACCTTGAACGGGATACTGGAGGACATGCACGCCAGGGAATCCGGAGGCACACGCCGGGAAGATCGGTCGCGCTGGCTGGAACAGATCGAGCAGTGGAAATACGACTACCCCTTCTGCTACGAGGATGATGATCGGACGATTAAGCCCCAGCGCGTGATCGAGGAGATTTCCCGCCTTACTCAGGGCGAGGCGATCATCGTAACCGATGTCGGCCAGCACCAGATGTGGGCCGCCCAATATTACCGGTTCCAACATCCCCGGAGCTGGATCACGTCGGGAGGATTAGGAGCGATGGGCTTCGGATTCCCGGCGGCCATCGGCGCTCATTTCGCCCGGCCGGATCGCCCTGTCATCGCCATCGTCGGAGACGGCGGGTTCCAGATGACGATGCAGGAGCTGGCCGTTGTCGTCGAGCATCGGTTGCCCGTGAAGATCGTCATCATCAACAACGGTTATCTGGGGATGGTTCGGCAGTGGCAGGAGATCTTTTACAACGGTCGTTATTCGGCCTCCGACCTGCGCGTATCGCCCGACTACGCTCGCGTGGCTGCCGCTTACGGCATCCGGAGCTTCACCCTGCGTCGGCCCGATGAGCTGTCCGACATCCTGGCCGCCGAGCTTCTGTCGGGTGAGCCGATTCTCTTCGATGTCCATGTCGCGGCGGAGGAAAACGTCTATCCGATGGTTCCTCCCGGAGCTGCCATCAAGGACATGATCATCGCCCCCAGCAAAGCGCGGGCGGTTGCGGACAGCGAACAATCTATCGCGTGA
- the ilvN gene encoding acetolactate synthase small subunit: MLRTITLLVENKPGALARITGLFSARAINIESLTVARTDDPTLSHMTIVVNLDDAALEKLLKLLERLIDVVRVWSSSANNAVERELLLLKIKHEPGQKLELLKEAEIFRARVIDVSPHSYTFELTGDEDKLEAFIKVFEKYGILELVRSGKVAMARG; the protein is encoded by the coding sequence ATGCTGCGAACGATAACGTTGCTGGTGGAAAACAAGCCGGGGGCGCTGGCCCGGATCACCGGCCTTTTCAGCGCCCGGGCAATCAATATCGAAAGCTTGACCGTCGCTCGAACGGATGATCCGACGCTCTCGCACATGACAATCGTGGTGAACCTCGATGACGCCGCGCTGGAAAAGCTCCTGAAGCTTCTCGAGCGCCTGATTGATGTGGTGCGCGTCTGGTCGAGCAGTGCTAACAATGCTGTGGAACGCGAGCTGCTTCTGCTGAAGATCAAGCATGAGCCGGGACAGAAGCTGGAGTTGCTCAAGGAAGCCGAAATCTTCCGCGCTCGGGTCATTGATGTCTCACCCCATTCGTATACCTTTGAGCTGACCGGTGACGAGGATAAGCTCGAAGCCTTCATCAAGGTCTTCGAAAAATACGGCATCCTCGAACTCGTCCGTTCCGGCAAGGTCGCGATGGCCAGGGGCTAA
- the ilvC gene encoding ketol-acid reductoisomerase, whose protein sequence is MAKIYYEKDADLALLEGKTIAIIGYGSQGHAHALNLRDSGLSVIVGLYPGSASWARAEKEGLTVTAVRDAATVADVVMMLVPDQIQPALYREEIAPVLRPGQTLMFAHGFNIHFGQIVPPPNIDVSMIAPKAPGHRMRELFTEGIGVPALLAIHQDASGLARETALAYAKGIGATRAGVIETTFQEETETDLFGEQAVLCGGVSALITAGFETLVEAGYQPEIAYFEVLHELKLIVDLIYQGGLGYMRYSVSDTAEYGDYTRGPRVIDAHVRETMKRILAEIQNGTFAREWILENQAGRPSFNAYRRRHADALIERVGRKLREAITASAERAKPFADRVQHSRGQQTVAR, encoded by the coding sequence ATGGCGAAAATATACTACGAGAAGGATGCTGATCTGGCACTACTGGAGGGTAAGACCATTGCCATCATCGGTTATGGAAGTCAGGGGCATGCGCATGCCTTGAACCTGAGGGATAGTGGGCTGAGCGTGATCGTCGGTCTCTATCCGGGGAGCGCATCATGGGCCAGAGCCGAGAAAGAAGGCTTGACCGTCACCGCCGTGCGGGATGCTGCAACCGTCGCGGACGTGGTGATGATGCTCGTGCCCGATCAGATTCAACCGGCGCTTTACAGGGAGGAGATCGCTCCCGTACTCCGCCCCGGACAAACACTCATGTTTGCTCATGGCTTCAACATTCATTTCGGTCAGATTGTGCCGCCCCCCAACATTGATGTTTCGATGATTGCCCCGAAAGCGCCCGGACATCGTATGAGAGAGCTTTTCACGGAAGGGATCGGCGTCCCGGCCCTTCTGGCCATTCATCAGGACGCATCGGGTCTGGCGCGAGAAACCGCCCTGGCTTATGCCAAGGGGATCGGAGCCACGCGCGCTGGTGTCATAGAAACGACGTTCCAGGAGGAAACCGAAACCGACCTCTTTGGCGAGCAAGCGGTGCTCTGCGGTGGTGTCTCGGCCTTGATCACTGCTGGTTTCGAGACGCTCGTCGAGGCGGGCTACCAGCCGGAGATCGCCTATTTTGAAGTCCTACACGAACTGAAACTGATTGTGGATCTGATCTACCAGGGTGGGCTGGGCTACATGCGCTATTCGGTCAGTGACACGGCCGAATATGGCGATTACACGCGCGGTCCGCGCGTCATTGACGCCCATGTGCGGGAAACCATGAAGCGGATTCTGGCCGAGATTCAAAACGGGACGTTCGCCCGCGAGTGGATCCTGGAAAACCAGGCCGGGCGTCCGAGTTTCAACGCCTACCGCCGTCGTCACGCAGATGCGCTCATCGAGCGGGTGGGGAGGAAACTCCGCGAAGCCATCACCGCCTCCGCCGAACGGGCGAAACCCTTCGCCGATCGGGTCCAGCACTCTCGGGGACAGCAAACGGTGGCCCGCTAA
- a CDS encoding lysophospholipid acyltransferase family protein — MERLNRWLREVYLTLRSLLLWTISIIHFFTVCTFLVLLGMIIDPRKNDRPQRWFFRNILRLAGVKFEVHYAPGFDRERTSIFVCNHVNIFDAFVIYSAIPQFVRGLELESHFKIPAYGWMMKRFGNVPVPRDNSPSGFKRMMRRAKEALDSGVSLIVFAEGSRTRTGRVGPFKNGAFIIAQRYGYPIVPMSIVGSYEFHRVGDWRLYPGKITVYIHDTIETQGLRKDDIEALRERVHRIVSEPVERARRDKWR; from the coding sequence GTGGAGAGACTGAATCGGTGGCTCAGAGAGGTGTACCTGACGCTTCGCAGCCTCTTGCTCTGGACCATCAGCATCATCCACTTTTTCACCGTTTGCACATTCCTCGTGCTCTTGGGAATGATCATTGATCCCCGCAAAAACGACCGCCCCCAACGCTGGTTCTTTCGCAACATCCTGCGGCTGGCGGGAGTGAAATTTGAAGTCCATTATGCTCCCGGATTCGATCGGGAGCGCACAAGCATTTTCGTCTGCAATCATGTGAATATCTTCGATGCTTTCGTCATCTACTCGGCTATTCCCCAATTTGTCCGGGGTCTGGAACTGGAGTCCCATTTCAAAATCCCCGCCTACGGATGGATGATGAAGCGATTCGGCAACGTTCCCGTCCCTCGGGATAACAGCCCCTCGGGTTTCAAGCGAATGATGCGGCGAGCCAAAGAGGCCCTCGATAGTGGCGTCAGCCTGATCGTTTTCGCCGAGGGCAGTCGCACCCGGACCGGAAGAGTCGGTCCGTTCAAAAACGGCGCGTTTATCATCGCCCAGCGATACGGATACCCCATTGTGCCTATGAGCATCGTCGGATCTTATGAGTTTCACCGCGTCGGGGATTGGCGGCTCTATCCGGGGAAGATCACCGTCTACATCCACGATACGATTGAGACGCAGGGCCTGCGCAAGGATGACATTGAAGCGCTGCGGGAAAGAGTTCACCGCATTGTCTCCGAGCCGGTCGAACGGGCCCGGCGCGATAAATGGAGATAA
- a CDS encoding ROK family protein: GELLYSPNLPAVQNLPLGRLIAERYGCPVRVENDANAAGLAEAHYGAGVGHRFVFYVTVSTGIGTGVVLDGRIYSGSRGLAAEGGHVTINHLGPRCSCGRNGCIEAYASGTGLARRTKAILRTLDRESLKPTYGMRILDLAGGDCEQVTAKIIADAARQGDHLARELIDETAHYLSIWLGGMINLFDPDIIIIGGGLSTLGDLLFAPIRDLTPQYSILPSAAAIPIVPARLGENVGILGAVALFAAGGPSQAL, from the coding sequence GGAGAACTTCTCTACTCGCCGAATCTCCCCGCCGTGCAGAACCTCCCCCTCGGGCGGTTGATCGCCGAACGGTACGGGTGCCCCGTCCGCGTCGAGAACGATGCCAACGCGGCGGGACTAGCGGAAGCTCACTATGGAGCCGGTGTGGGACACCGTTTCGTCTTCTATGTGACGGTGAGTACAGGAATTGGCACCGGTGTCGTGCTTGACGGTCGGATTTATAGCGGGAGCCGGGGACTGGCGGCCGAAGGCGGGCATGTGACGATCAATCATCTCGGTCCACGATGTTCCTGCGGCCGCAACGGCTGCATCGAAGCCTACGCTTCTGGCACGGGACTTGCCCGGCGCACGAAAGCCATTCTCCGGACGCTCGATCGCGAATCTCTCAAGCCGACCTATGGCATGCGGATCCTGGACCTCGCCGGTGGGGACTGCGAGCAGGTGACGGCGAAAATCATTGCTGACGCCGCCCGACAGGGAGACCATCTCGCCCGGGAGCTCATTGACGAGACGGCTCACTATCTCAGCATCTGGCTGGGCGGGATGATCAACCTCTTCGATCCCGACATCATCATCATCGGAGGCGGGTTGTCCACACTCGGAGACCTGCTCTTTGCACCAATTAGGGACCTGACGCCGCAGTACTCGATTTTGCCCTCGGCAGCAGCGATTCCCATCGTCCCGGCTCGCCTCGGCGAAAACGTTGGTATTCTCGGAGCGGTTGCACTTTTTGCCGCCGGTGGTCCCTCGCAGGCGTTGTGA